A genome region from Mycolicibacterium litorale includes the following:
- a CDS encoding ribose-phosphate diphosphokinase produces the protein MGTEWTDNRKNLMLFSGRAHPELAEQVAKELDTPVTAQTARDFANGEIFVRFDESVRGCDAFVLQSHPAPLNTWLMEQLLMIDALKRGSAKRITAILPFYPYARQDKKHRGREPISARLVADLLKTAGANRILTVDLHTDQIQGFFDGPVDHMRAQKLLTGYIAENYSDHDMVVVSPDSGRVRVAEKWADSLGGVPLAFIHKTRDPLVPNQVVSNRVVGDVKGKTCVLTDDMIDTGGTIAGAVKLLKQDGAGDVIIAATHGVLSDPARERLAESGAREVIVTNTLPIGEDKRFPQLTVLSIAPLLANTIRAVFDNGSVTSLFDGSA, from the coding sequence GTGGGCACCGAGTGGACCGATAACCGCAAAAATCTGATGCTCTTCTCGGGCCGCGCGCACCCGGAATTGGCGGAGCAAGTCGCCAAGGAGCTCGACACCCCGGTGACCGCGCAGACCGCGCGCGACTTCGCCAACGGTGAGATCTTCGTGCGATTCGACGAATCCGTACGCGGGTGCGACGCCTTCGTCCTGCAGTCCCATCCGGCGCCGCTGAACACCTGGCTGATGGAACAGCTGCTGATGATCGACGCGCTCAAGCGCGGCAGCGCCAAGCGCATCACCGCGATCTTGCCGTTCTACCCGTACGCCCGGCAGGACAAGAAGCACCGCGGCCGCGAACCCATCTCCGCCCGCCTGGTTGCCGATCTGCTCAAGACCGCGGGCGCCAACCGCATCTTGACCGTCGACCTGCACACCGATCAGATCCAGGGCTTCTTCGACGGCCCGGTCGACCACATGCGCGCCCAGAAGCTGCTCACCGGCTACATCGCCGAGAACTACTCCGACCACGACATGGTGGTCGTCTCCCCCGACTCCGGCCGGGTGCGCGTGGCCGAGAAGTGGGCCGACTCACTGGGCGGCGTCCCGCTGGCCTTCATCCACAAGACCCGCGACCCGCTGGTGCCCAACCAGGTGGTGTCCAATCGCGTCGTCGGTGACGTCAAGGGCAAGACCTGCGTGCTGACCGACGACATGATCGACACCGGCGGCACCATCGCCGGTGCGGTCAAGCTGCTCAAGCAGGACGGCGCCGGTGACGTGATCATCGCCGCGACGCACGGCGTGCTGTCGGACCCCGCGCGCGAGCGGCTCGCCGAGTCCGGCGCCCGCGAGGTGATCGTCACCAACACGCTGCCGATCGGCGAGGACAAGCGGTTCCCGCAGCTGACCGTGCTGTCGATCGCCCCGCTGCTGGCCAACACCATCCGCGCGGTGTTTGACAACGGCTCGGTGACAAGCCTTTTCGACGGGTCGGCGTAA
- a CDS encoding TetR/AcrR family transcriptional regulator → MAAPDKEVRPPRARMTGSERRQQLVEIAKSLFAQRGYEGTSIEEIAQRANVSKPVVYEHFGGKEGLYAVVVDREMSALLDGITSSLTNNRSRVRVERVALALLTYVEERTDGFRILIRDSPAAITSGTYSTLLNDAVNQVSSILAGDFSRRGLDPELAPLYAQALVGSVSMTAQWWLDTRVPKKEVVAAHLVNLMWNGLTHLEADPRLQDEE, encoded by the coding sequence ATGGCAGCGCCCGACAAGGAAGTGCGTCCACCTCGCGCCAGAATGACCGGCAGCGAGCGGCGCCAGCAGCTCGTCGAGATCGCCAAGTCGTTGTTCGCCCAGCGCGGCTACGAGGGCACCTCGATCGAGGAGATCGCGCAGCGCGCCAACGTCTCCAAACCGGTGGTCTACGAGCACTTCGGCGGCAAGGAAGGCCTGTACGCGGTCGTCGTGGACCGGGAGATGTCGGCGTTGCTCGACGGCATCACCTCGTCGCTGACCAACAACCGCTCACGGGTGCGGGTGGAGCGGGTCGCGCTCGCGCTGCTGACCTATGTCGAGGAGCGCACCGACGGCTTCCGGATCCTCATCCGCGATTCGCCGGCGGCGATCACCTCGGGCACCTATTCAACGTTGCTCAACGATGCGGTCAATCAGGTCAGCTCGATCCTGGCCGGGGACTTCTCCCGCCGGGGGCTCGACCCGGAGCTGGCGCCGCTCTACGCGCAGGCGCTGGTCGGTTCGGTGTCGATGACCGCGCAGTGGTGGCTCGACACCCGTGTGCCCAAGAAAGAGGTCGTCGCCGCGCACCTGGTGAATCTGATGTGGAACGGGCTGACCCACCTCGAGGCCGACCCCCGCCTGCAGGACGAGGAGTAG
- the mfd gene encoding transcription-repair coupling factor, with product MTVAGLHHVQTPIAGLVALALRDPCLADLARRAAEKPAELAMVGPASARLLVTAALAQAGPLLVVAATGREADDLTTELRGVFGDAAALFPSWETLPHERLSPGVDTVGARMMLLRRLAHPDDARLGPPLRVVVTTARSLVQPMAQRPSDVKNTEPVTLTVGTDAEFEGVIKRLVDLAYTRCDMVSKRGEFAVRGGILDVFPPTAEHPVRIEFWGDEVSEMRMFAVADQRSIPEIEVDTVIAVPCRELLMTEDVRRRAAVLSAEHPTHENTVPGSVPDMLAKLAEGIPVDGMEALLPLLKSSGGPDDLAMLADHLPAGAPILVCDPEKVRTRAADLIKTGREFLEASWSTAAVGGDAPIDLEALGASGFLGFEEVRTGARAGGHPWWTLSQLSTESAIELDIRSAPSARGQQSSVEEIFAMLRAHVATGGYAAVVTPGAGTAQRVVEQLGDNDTPATMLEPGEEPRAGVVGVLKGPLHDGVVLPGASLVIVTEADLTGSRVAATEGKRLAAKRRNVVDPLALTAGDLVVHDQHGIGRFVEMTERVVGGARREYLVLEYASSKRGGGSDRLYVPMDSLDQLSRYVGGEAPSLSKLGGSDWANTKTKARRAVREIASELVALYAKRQAAPGHAFSPDTPWQNEMEDAFGFTETVDQLTAIQEVKADMEKPVPMDRVICGDVGYGKTEIAVRAAFKAVQDGKQVAVLVPTTLLADQHLQTFTARMAGFPVTVKGLSRFTDPAESRATIEGMKDGSVDIVIGTHRLLQTGVVWKDLGLIIVDEEQRFGVEHKEHIKSMRTHVDVLTMSATPIPRTLEMSLAGIREMSTILTPPEERYPVLTYVGPQDDKQIAAALRRELLRDGQAFYIHNRVRTIDQAAARIAALVPEARVVVAHGQMPEEMLEKTVEGFWNREYDILVCTTIVETGLDISNANTLIVERADTFGLSQLHQLRGRVGRSRERGYAYFLYPPEVPLTETAYDRLATIAQNNELGAGMAVAMKDLEIRGAGNVLGAEQSGHVAGVGFDLYVRLVGEAVEAYRAAADGKTVATPEETKDVRIDLPVDANLPPDYIGSDRLRLEAYRRLASAPDDAGVDAVIDELVDRYGPLPEPAERLVAVARLRLLCRQYGITDVSSVSASTVKLSPMELPDSAQLRLKRMYPGGSYRATTGTVSVPIPRAADSVGSPRIRDAELVAMVAGLVLALNGKPQAEIDMTKYGGARS from the coding sequence ATGACCGTAGCGGGGCTTCACCATGTCCAAACCCCGATTGCGGGGCTCGTCGCACTGGCACTGCGCGATCCGTGCCTGGCCGACCTCGCCCGCCGCGCCGCCGAAAAACCGGCCGAGCTGGCGATGGTCGGACCCGCCAGCGCCCGGCTTCTCGTCACCGCCGCGCTCGCCCAGGCCGGCCCGCTTCTCGTGGTCGCCGCCACCGGCCGGGAGGCCGACGATCTGACCACGGAGCTGCGCGGCGTGTTCGGCGACGCCGCGGCGCTGTTCCCGTCTTGGGAGACGCTTCCGCACGAACGGCTCTCGCCCGGCGTCGACACCGTCGGCGCGCGCATGATGCTGCTGCGGCGGCTGGCCCATCCCGACGACGCCCGTCTCGGCCCGCCGCTGCGGGTGGTGGTCACCACCGCCCGCTCGCTGGTCCAGCCGATGGCGCAACGGCCGTCCGACGTGAAGAACACTGAGCCGGTGACGCTGACCGTGGGGACCGACGCCGAGTTCGAAGGGGTCATCAAGCGCCTGGTCGATCTGGCGTACACGCGCTGCGACATGGTGTCCAAGCGCGGTGAGTTCGCGGTCCGCGGCGGCATCCTCGACGTCTTCCCGCCGACCGCCGAGCATCCGGTGCGCATCGAGTTCTGGGGCGACGAGGTCTCCGAGATGCGGATGTTCGCCGTCGCCGATCAGCGCTCGATCCCGGAGATCGAGGTGGACACCGTGATCGCGGTGCCCTGCCGCGAGCTGCTGATGACCGAGGACGTGAGACGTCGCGCTGCTGTGCTTTCTGCAGAGCACCCGACGCACGAGAACACCGTGCCGGGCAGCGTGCCGGACATGCTGGCGAAGCTTGCCGAAGGCATCCCGGTCGACGGCATGGAGGCGCTGCTGCCGCTGCTTAAGTCATCCGGTGGCCCGGACGACCTGGCGATGCTGGCCGACCACCTGCCCGCCGGGGCGCCGATCCTGGTGTGCGATCCGGAGAAGGTGCGCACCCGCGCCGCCGATCTGATCAAGACGGGCCGGGAGTTCCTCGAGGCGTCGTGGTCGACCGCGGCGGTCGGCGGCGATGCGCCGATCGATCTCGAGGCGCTGGGCGCCTCGGGCTTCCTCGGGTTCGAGGAGGTGCGCACCGGCGCGCGGGCGGGTGGCCACCCGTGGTGGACGCTGAGCCAGCTGTCCACCGAGTCGGCGATCGAACTCGACATCCGGTCGGCGCCATCGGCGCGCGGCCAGCAGTCGTCGGTCGAGGAGATCTTCGCGATGCTGCGCGCCCACGTGGCGACCGGCGGGTACGCCGCCGTCGTGACACCCGGCGCGGGCACCGCGCAGCGCGTCGTCGAGCAGCTCGGCGACAACGACACTCCCGCAACGATGCTCGAGCCGGGCGAGGAGCCGCGGGCCGGTGTCGTCGGGGTGCTCAAGGGTCCGCTGCACGACGGTGTGGTGTTGCCGGGCGCCTCGCTGGTGATCGTCACCGAGGCCGATCTGACCGGAAGCCGCGTCGCCGCCACCGAGGGCAAGCGGCTGGCGGCCAAGCGTCGCAACGTCGTTGATCCGCTGGCGCTGACCGCGGGCGATCTGGTGGTGCACGACCAGCACGGCATCGGCCGGTTCGTGGAGATGACCGAACGCGTCGTCGGCGGGGCGCGCCGCGAGTACCTGGTGCTGGAATACGCCTCGTCGAAGCGGGGCGGCGGCAGCGACCGGCTGTACGTGCCGATGGACTCTCTCGACCAGTTGTCCCGGTACGTCGGCGGTGAGGCGCCGTCGCTGTCGAAGCTCGGCGGCAGCGACTGGGCGAACACGAAGACCAAGGCACGCCGGGCGGTCCGCGAGATCGCCAGTGAGCTGGTGGCGCTGTACGCCAAGCGCCAAGCGGCGCCGGGGCACGCGTTCAGCCCGGACACCCCGTGGCAGAACGAGATGGAGGACGCGTTCGGGTTCACCGAGACCGTCGACCAGCTCACGGCCATCCAAGAGGTCAAGGCCGACATGGAGAAGCCGGTCCCGATGGACCGGGTGATCTGCGGTGACGTCGGGTACGGCAAGACCGAGATCGCGGTGCGCGCGGCGTTCAAGGCGGTGCAGGACGGTAAGCAGGTCGCGGTGCTGGTGCCGACGACGCTGCTGGCCGATCAGCACCTGCAGACGTTCACCGCCCGGATGGCCGGCTTCCCGGTCACCGTGAAGGGCCTGTCGCGGTTCACCGATCCGGCCGAATCGCGGGCGACCATCGAAGGGATGAAGGACGGTTCGGTCGACATCGTGATCGGCACGCACCGCCTGCTGCAGACCGGGGTGGTGTGGAAGGACCTCGGGCTGATCATCGTCGACGAGGAGCAGCGCTTCGGCGTCGAGCACAAAGAGCACATCAAGTCGATGCGCACCCACGTCGACGTGCTCACGATGAGCGCGACCCCCATTCCCCGCACGCTGGAGATGAGCCTGGCCGGCATCCGCGAGATGTCGACGATCCTGACGCCTCCCGAGGAGCGCTATCCGGTGCTGACCTACGTCGGCCCGCAGGACGACAAGCAGATCGCCGCCGCGCTGCGCCGCGAACTGCTGCGCGACGGGCAGGCGTTCTACATCCACAACCGGGTCCGCACGATCGACCAGGCCGCCGCGCGGATCGCCGCGCTGGTGCCGGAGGCGCGGGTCGTCGTCGCGCACGGCCAGATGCCCGAGGAGATGCTCGAGAAGACGGTCGAGGGCTTCTGGAACCGTGAGTACGACATCCTCGTCTGCACCACGATCGTCGAGACGGGGCTGGACATCTCGAACGCCAACACGCTGATCGTGGAGCGCGCCGACACGTTCGGCCTGTCGCAGCTGCACCAGCTGCGTGGCCGGGTCGGGCGGTCGCGGGAGCGGGGTTACGCGTACTTCCTGTATCCGCCGGAGGTGCCGTTGACCGAGACGGCGTACGACCGGCTGGCGACGATCGCCCAGAACAACGAACTCGGTGCGGGTATGGCGGTCGCGATGAAGGACCTCGAAATCCGCGGTGCAGGAAACGTGCTCGGCGCCGAGCAGTCCGGCCACGTGGCGGGGGTGGGGTTCGATCTCTACGTACGGCTGGTCGGCGAGGCCGTCGAGGCCTACCGCGCGGCGGCCGACGGGAAAACCGTTGCCACGCCCGAGGAAACGAAGGACGTGCGGATCGACCTGCCGGTCGACGCGAACCTGCCCCCGGACTACATCGGCAGCGACCGGTTGCGTCTGGAGGCATACCGCCGGCTGGCGTCCGCGCCGGACGACGCGGGGGTGGACGCGGTCATCGACGAGCTCGTCGACCGGTACGGGCCGCTGCCCGAACCGGCCGAGCGCCTGGTGGCGGTGGCCCGGCTGCGGCTGCTGTGCCGTCAGTACGGCATCACCGACGTCAGCTCCGTGTCGGCGTCGACGGTGAAGCTCTCGCCGATGGAGCTGCCCGACTCCGCGCAGTTGCGGCTCAAGCGGATGTACCCGGGCGGCAGTTACCGGGCGACGACCGGCACCGTGTCGGTGCCGATCCCGCGGGCCGCCGACAGCGTGGGCTCACCGCGGATCCGCGACGCCGAGCTGGTCGCGATGGTGGCCGGTCTGGTGCTGGCGCTCAACGGAAAACCACAGGCGGAGATCGACATGACGAAGTACGGGGGAGCACGGTCATGA
- a CDS encoding oxidoreductase has protein sequence MSDWTAADLPSFAGRWVIVTGANSGLGLVTARELARVGADVVLAVRNTAKGDEAAAGMTGNVTVRKLDLQDLASVREFAAATDKVDVLVNNAGIMAVPYARTVDGFESQIGTNHLGHFALTNLLLPKITDRVVTVSSFMHVFGRVSLDDLNWKARPYSAWLAYGQSKLANLLFTSELQKRMTRAGSPLRAVAAHPGYSHTNLQGQSGRRLGDAVMAVGGQYFATDADFGARQTLYAVAQDLPGDTFVGPKFAMRGPTGPVWRTRRARDSETATALWELSEQLTDTKFPL, from the coding sequence ATGAGTGACTGGACCGCCGCCGACCTCCCCTCCTTCGCCGGCCGCTGGGTGATCGTCACCGGCGCCAACAGCGGACTCGGCCTCGTCACCGCCCGTGAGCTGGCCCGCGTCGGCGCCGACGTCGTCCTCGCGGTCCGCAACACCGCCAAGGGCGACGAGGCGGCGGCGGGCATGACCGGCAACGTCACCGTGCGCAAGCTCGATCTGCAGGACCTCGCGTCGGTGCGGGAGTTCGCCGCGGCCACCGACAAGGTCGACGTGCTGGTCAACAACGCCGGGATCATGGCGGTGCCCTACGCGCGGACCGTCGACGGGTTCGAGAGCCAGATCGGCACTAACCACCTCGGCCACTTCGCGCTGACCAACCTGCTGCTGCCCAAGATCACCGACCGCGTGGTGACGGTGTCGTCGTTCATGCACGTCTTCGGGCGCGTCAGCCTCGACGACCTGAACTGGAAGGCCCGGCCCTACTCGGCGTGGCTGGCCTACGGGCAGTCGAAGCTGGCCAACCTGCTGTTCACCAGCGAACTGCAGAAGCGGATGACCCGCGCAGGGTCGCCGCTGCGGGCCGTGGCCGCGCACCCGGGGTATTCGCACACCAACCTGCAGGGCCAGTCGGGCCGGCGGCTCGGCGACGCGGTGATGGCCGTCGGCGGGCAGTACTTCGCCACCGACGCCGACTTCGGGGCCCGCCAGACGCTGTACGCGGTGGCGCAGGATCTGCCGGGCGACACCTTCGTCGGCCCGAAGTTCGCGATGCGCGGCCCGACCGGCCCGGTGTGGCGCACCCGTCGCGCCAGGGACAGCGAGACCGCGACGGCGCTGTGGGAACTGTCCGAGCAGCTCACCGACACGAAGTTCCCGCTCTAG
- the pth gene encoding aminoacyl-tRNA hydrolase — protein sequence MAEPLLVVGLGNPGPNYAKTRHNLGFMVADLLAGRIGSGFKVHRKSGAEIVTGRLAGRSVVVAKPRTYMNESGRNVGPLAKFYSVAPADVIVVHDELDIDFGRIRLKAGGGVAGHNGLKSVAAALGTKDFQRVRVGVGRPPGRKDPATYVLETFNATERPEVPTICEQAADATEMLIAQGLEPAQNIVHAWA from the coding sequence ATGGCCGAGCCGTTGCTGGTGGTGGGCCTGGGCAACCCCGGGCCCAACTACGCCAAGACCCGCCACAACCTCGGCTTCATGGTCGCCGACCTGCTGGCCGGGCGGATCGGTTCAGGATTCAAGGTGCACCGGAAATCGGGTGCCGAGATCGTGACCGGTCGCCTGGCGGGCAGGTCCGTCGTGGTGGCCAAACCGCGGACGTACATGAACGAGTCGGGCCGCAACGTCGGTCCGCTCGCGAAGTTCTACTCCGTGGCGCCCGCCGACGTTATCGTCGTCCACGACGAACTCGACATCGACTTCGGCCGCATCCGGTTGAAGGCCGGCGGCGGCGTCGCCGGCCACAACGGGCTGAAGTCCGTCGCGGCGGCATTGGGCACCAAGGACTTCCAGCGGGTACGCGTGGGAGTCGGCCGCCCGCCGGGGCGCAAGGATCCGGCGACGTACGTGCTCGAGACGTTCAACGCCACCGAACGGCCCGAGGTGCCCACGATCTGCGAACAGGCCGCCGACGCGACCGAGATGCTGATCGCCCAGGGCCTGGAACCCGCGCAGAACATCGTGCACGCCTGGGCCTGA
- a CDS encoding nucleoside triphosphate pyrophosphohydrolase, with translation MTVVLVDPRRPSLVPVEAIGMLTGDVQYTEEMPIKVPWSLPAARPAYDGEDAPVLLSSDPDHPAVRARLAAGDRLISAPQPQPGERLVDAVAMMDKLRTSGPWESEQTHDSLRRYLLEETYELFDAVRGGNADELREELGDVLLQVLFHARIAEDASQHAFTIDDVADSLIRKLGNRVPAVLAGQTISLDEQLAQWEERKLLEKSRDSSMDDVPTGQPALALAQKVLARVTTAGLPADLIPAALTTVTVSAEFDAENSLRTAVLEFMDTVRGVEQAVAAARRGGDVPEELDSEPLTQITEEEWRAHWPSEVSDEAEAEIPAESAEEPASEEPAEDPR, from the coding sequence ATGACGGTCGTCCTGGTCGATCCCCGCCGCCCGTCGCTGGTGCCCGTCGAGGCGATCGGCATGCTCACCGGTGACGTGCAGTACACCGAGGAGATGCCGATCAAGGTGCCGTGGTCGCTGCCGGCGGCCCGGCCCGCCTATGACGGGGAGGACGCGCCGGTGCTGCTGTCCTCGGATCCGGACCACCCCGCGGTGCGGGCGCGTCTGGCCGCCGGTGACCGGCTGATCTCGGCACCCCAGCCGCAGCCCGGCGAACGCCTGGTCGACGCGGTGGCGATGATGGACAAGCTGCGGACGTCGGGGCCGTGGGAGAGCGAGCAGACCCACGATTCGCTGCGCCGGTACCTGCTGGAGGAGACCTACGAACTGTTCGACGCGGTGCGTGGCGGCAACGCCGACGAGCTGCGCGAGGAGCTCGGAGATGTGTTGCTGCAGGTGCTGTTCCACGCCCGCATCGCCGAGGATGCCTCGCAGCACGCGTTCACCATCGACGACGTCGCCGATTCACTGATCCGGAAGCTGGGCAACCGGGTGCCGGCTGTGCTCGCCGGGCAGACGATCTCACTCGACGAGCAGTTGGCGCAGTGGGAGGAACGCAAGCTGCTGGAGAAGTCCCGCGACTCCTCGATGGACGACGTGCCGACCGGTCAGCCGGCACTGGCGCTGGCGCAGAAGGTGCTGGCGCGGGTCACCACGGCGGGGCTGCCTGCCGATCTGATCCCCGCGGCACTGACGACGGTCACCGTGTCGGCGGAGTTCGACGCCGAAAACTCCTTGCGCACCGCGGTTCTGGAGTTCATGGACACGGTGCGCGGTGTCGAGCAGGCGGTCGCGGCGGCGCGGCGCGGCGGAGACGTTCCCGAGGAACTCGACAGCGAACCGCTCACCCAGATCACCGAAGAGGAGTGGCGGGCGCACTGGCCGTCGGAGGTCTCGGACGAGGCCGAGGCCGAAATCCCGGCCGAGAGCGCCGAAGAACCGGCCTCCGAAGAACCAGCCGAGGACCCGAGGTAG
- the glmU gene encoding bifunctional UDP-N-acetylglucosamine diphosphorylase/glucosamine-1-phosphate N-acetyltransferase GlmU, with the protein MTTPTDTAVLVLAAGAGTRMRSDIPKVLHTLGGRSMLAHALHTVAKVAPQHLVVVLGHDRERIAPAVDALAAELGRPVDIAIQDQQLGTGHAAECGLAALPEDFSGVVVVTAGDVPLLDADTMADLLTTHGSAAATVLTTTVADPTGYGRILRTQDNEVTRIVEQADASPSQLAIREVNAGVYAFDITALRSALRRLRSDNAQHELYLTDVIAIFRQDGLSVRARHVDDSALVAGVNDRVQLAALGAELNRRIVTAHQRAGVTVIDPGSTWIDVDVTIGRDTVLRPGTQLLGRTVIGGRCDVGPDTTLADVTVGDGASVVRTHGSESVIGDGATVGPFTYLRPGTALGADGKLGAFVETKNATLGAGTKVPHLTYVGDADIGEHSNIGASSVFVNYDGENKSRTTIGSHVRTGSDTMFVAPVTVGDGAYTGAGTVVRDDVPPGALAVSAGPQRNIEGWVARKRPGSAAARAASRALGEAAATAPGQLDDAQGQ; encoded by the coding sequence ATGACCACACCCACCGACACCGCGGTCCTCGTACTGGCCGCAGGCGCCGGGACGCGGATGCGTTCGGACATCCCGAAGGTGCTGCACACCCTCGGCGGCCGCAGCATGCTGGCGCACGCGCTGCACACCGTGGCGAAGGTCGCCCCGCAGCACCTCGTGGTGGTGCTCGGCCACGACCGTGAGCGCATCGCCCCCGCCGTCGACGCGCTGGCCGCCGAACTCGGCCGCCCCGTCGACATCGCGATCCAGGACCAGCAGCTGGGCACCGGCCACGCCGCAGAATGCGGGCTCGCCGCGCTGCCCGAGGACTTCTCCGGTGTCGTGGTGGTGACCGCGGGCGACGTGCCGCTGCTCGACGCCGACACCATGGCCGACCTGCTGACCACCCACGGCTCGGCCGCGGCCACCGTGCTGACCACCACCGTGGCCGATCCGACCGGTTACGGGCGCATCCTGCGCACCCAGGACAACGAGGTCACCCGCATCGTCGAACAGGCCGACGCGAGCCCGAGCCAGCTGGCGATCCGCGAGGTCAACGCCGGTGTTTACGCCTTCGACATCACCGCGCTGCGGTCCGCGCTGCGCCGGCTGCGGTCCGACAACGCCCAGCACGAGCTGTACCTGACCGACGTCATCGCGATCTTCCGGCAGGACGGTCTGAGCGTTCGGGCCAGGCACGTCGACGACAGCGCCCTGGTCGCCGGCGTCAACGACCGCGTCCAGCTAGCCGCGCTCGGCGCCGAACTCAACCGGCGCATCGTCACCGCCCACCAGCGCGCCGGTGTCACCGTGATCGACCCAGGGTCGACGTGGATCGACGTCGACGTCACCATCGGCCGCGACACCGTGCTGCGCCCCGGCACCCAGCTGCTCGGCCGCACCGTCATCGGCGGCCGTTGCGACGTCGGACCGGACACCACACTCGCCGACGTCACCGTCGGCGACGGCGCCTCGGTGGTGCGCACGCACGGCTCGGAGTCGGTCATCGGCGACGGCGCCACCGTCGGCCCGTTCACCTACCTGCGTCCGGGCACCGCCCTGGGCGCCGACGGCAAGCTCGGCGCGTTCGTCGAGACGAAGAACGCCACCCTCGGCGCGGGCACCAAGGTGCCGCACCTGACCTACGTCGGCGACGCCGACATCGGCGAGCACAGCAATATCGGCGCATCGAGCGTGTTCGTGAACTACGACGGCGAGAACAAGAGCCGCACCACGATCGGATCGCACGTGCGCACCGGCTCGGACACCATGTTCGTCGCGCCCGTGACCGTCGGGGACGGCGCCTACACCGGCGCCGGGACCGTGGTGCGCGACGACGTGCCGCCGGGTGCGCTGGCCGTCTCGGCCGGCCCGCAGCGCAACATCGAGGGCTGGGTGGCCCGCAAACGGCCCGGCTCGGCGGCGGCGCGCGCGGCGAGCCGCGCCCTGGGCGAAGCGGCGGCGACGGCGCCGGGTCAGCTCGACGACGCCCAGGGGCAGTGA
- the arsC gene encoding arsenate reductase (glutaredoxin) (This arsenate reductase requires both glutathione and glutaredoxin to convert arsenate to arsenite, after which the efflux transporter formed by ArsA and ArsB can extrude the arsenite from the cell, providing resistance.), whose translation MAPDTTSATIYHNPRCSTSRKTLDLLRDNGVEPEIVQYLKTPPSRAEIAAMIEAAGIEVRAAVRKRESLYAELNLADATDDELLDALAEHPILIERPFVVTDKGTRLARPIDTVREIL comes from the coding sequence GTGGCGCCAGACACCACAAGCGCGACGATCTACCACAACCCGCGCTGCTCGACGTCGCGCAAGACGCTGGATCTGTTGCGCGACAACGGTGTCGAACCCGAAATCGTGCAGTATCTCAAGACGCCGCCGTCGCGCGCCGAGATCGCCGCGATGATCGAGGCGGCCGGCATCGAAGTACGCGCCGCGGTCCGCAAACGCGAATCCCTTTACGCCGAGCTGAATCTCGCCGACGCGACCGACGACGAACTGCTCGACGCGCTCGCCGAGCACCCCATCCTCATCGAGCGACCGTTCGTGGTGACGGACAAGGGCACCCGGCTGGCCCGGCCGATCGACACGGTGCGCGAGATCCTGTGA